A stretch of DNA from Acidimicrobiales bacterium:
CTTCCCGCGAGAATCACCTGTGGTGGTCTCGGTCTCTCCACGAGCGGGACGGTCTGCCATCAGCCGCCTTGTCCCGGCATCCTCACGCGGTTTCCTCAACCGCGAGGACGGGAGCAACTGAGCCGACCACCTGCCCCGAATCGAGGGTTACAACACGAACGCCGGTGGCGTCGCGACCCTGGCTGGATATCTCCCGGACCGCCATGCGGACCGTGATCCCTGCCGACGAGGTAACGATGATCTCGTCGTCGAGTCCGACCATGAAGGCTGAGACGACCCGGCCGCGCTGAGCCGTCAGCTTGATCCCCTTGACTCCTATCCCACCGCGGCCTTGACGGTTGAAGTGATGAAGTTGGGTCCGCTTGCCGTAACCCGCGTCGGTGACGATGAGGATGCTCGCGTCGTCGCGGGCAGGGTCGATGGAAACTACTTCGTCGCCCGATCGGAGCTGCATGCCGCGAACCCCGGCCGCGTCACGTCCCATCGGCCTGATGTCCGACTCGGTGAAGCGAATGGCCATACCCATGCGAGAGACCATGAATAGATCGTCGTTCCCACCGGTCGTGATCACGCCGACCAGCTCGTCACCGTCGCGCAGATTGATGGCAATGAAGCCCTCCCGCCGGGACTTGTCGTACTCCGAGAAGGTGGTCTTCTTGACTTGTCCGGCCTTCGTTGCGAACAGGAGAAAACGGTCGGCCGGGAATTCCCGGGTGTCGATCAGTGCCTGGATCCGCTCATCTGGGGCGAGCGGGAGCAGGTTCACGATCGCGGTGCCACGTGCAGTGCGCTCCTTGACCGGCACCTCATAGGCCCGCAACCGGTACACCTTCCCCCGGTTCGAGAAGAACAGGAGGTACGCGTGGGCACTCGTGTGGATGATGCGGGTGACCAGGTCCTCGTCCTTTAGCCGCGCGCCTTGAACCCCGCGCCCGCCACGCCCCTGGGTCCGGAACTGTGCTGCAGGCACAGCTTTTACATACCCCGCCTTGGTCATGGTGATCACAAGGTCCTCGTCGGTGATCAGATCCTCGGCCGACATGTCGCCGTCGTCGAAGGTGATGATGGCACGGCGAGGTTCGGCGAACTCCTCCCGGATCGCGCTCATCTCGCTCTTGATGACGCCCCGCAGGACGCCCTCGTCGGCGAGGATCCTCTCGAGTTCGGCGATCGTCTCGCGAAGCTTTGCGAGCTCCTCCTCGAGCTGAGCCCGTCCCAGTCGAGTGAGCCGCGACAGCGGCATGTCCAGGATGTGTTCGGCCTGAACTTCGGTGAACTCGAACGGGGCCGCCATGAGTGCGGTCCTGGCGGCTGCCTTGTCCTCCGACGCCCTGATCGCCGCGATGATCTGGTCGATCAGGTCGAGCGCCTTGATCAGACCCTCGACGATGTGAGCCCGATCGCGCGCCTTGCGCAGCCTGTACTCGGAACGCCGGCGGATCACGTCGACCTGGTGGCTGATGTATGCCCGAAGCGCCCCCACCAGGTTCAGGGTGCGCGGCACTCCGTCGACCAGGGCGACCATGTTGACGCCGAACGATGTTTGTAGCGGGGTGTGCTTGTAGAGGTTGTTGAGCACCACATTCGCGGTGGCGTCCCGCTTCAGGTACACGACCAACTTGGTGCTGTCACCGGCCGACAGGTCGCGTATGTCGCGGATCCCTTCCAGTTCCCTTGCGTTGACGAGGTCGGCGATCTTCTCCAGAATCGCCCTGGGGCTGGCCTGGTAGGGAAGCTCGGTTATGACGATCTCGTCCGTGGTCCGACCTTCGACGATCTCGGCGCGGGCCCGCATCTTGATCGATCCCCGACCCGTCCTGTAGGCGTCAAGGATTCCTTGCCTTCCGAGGATCAGCGCGCCGGTCGGGAAGTCAGGTCCCTTCACGAAATGCATCAGGTCGTCGGACGTCGCCTCGGGATTGTCGATCAGGTGGATCGTCGCGTCGATGACTTCGCCCAGGTTGTGGGGCGGGATGTTCGTCGCCATGCCGACAGCGATGCCCTGACTGCCGTTGACCAGCAGGTTCGGAAAACGCGAGGGCAGGACGACCGGCTCGTCCTCTTCGTTCGTGTAGTTACGCCCCATGTCGACGGTCTCTTCGTCGAGACCATCGATCATGTGCATTGCGAGCTCCGCCAGCCGCGCCTCCGTGTACCGCTCGGCTGCCGGCGGGAAGTCCGGGGAACCGTAGTTGCCGTGGAAGGCGATCAAAGGGTGGCGGAGGCTGAAGGGTTGGGCCATCCGCGCCAAGGCGTCATAGATCGCCTGGTTGCCATGCGGATGGAACCGGCTCATGGTGTCGCCGGTGACCTTCGCGCACTTCACGTGGGGGCGGTCCGGCCGGTACCCCTGAAGGTGCATGTCGTACAGGATCCGGCGGTGGACCGGCTTGAGCCCGTCGCGCACGTCGGGCAAAGCGCGCGCCACGATGACCGACATCGCGTAATCCAGGAAGGAGCGCTCCATCTCCTCCTGAAACTCGATC
This window harbors:
- the gyrA gene encoding DNA gyrase subunit A, producing MSDVPPTDGGDGIPPDEAGLGTIQPIEFQEEMERSFLDYAMSVIVARALPDVRDGLKPVHRRILYDMHLQGYRPDRPHVKCAKVTGDTMSRFHPHGNQAIYDALARMAQPFSLRHPLIAFHGNYGSPDFPPAAERYTEARLAELAMHMIDGLDEETVDMGRNYTNEEDEPVVLPSRFPNLLVNGSQGIAVGMATNIPPHNLGEVIDATIHLIDNPEATSDDLMHFVKGPDFPTGALILGRQGILDAYRTGRGSIKMRARAEIVEGRTTDEIVITELPYQASPRAILEKIADLVNARELEGIRDIRDLSAGDSTKLVVYLKRDATANVVLNNLYKHTPLQTSFGVNMVALVDGVPRTLNLVGALRAYISHQVDVIRRRSEYRLRKARDRAHIVEGLIKALDLIDQIIAAIRASEDKAAARTALMAAPFEFTEVQAEHILDMPLSRLTRLGRAQLEEELAKLRETIAELERILADEGVLRGVIKSEMSAIREEFAEPRRAIITFDDGDMSAEDLITDEDLVITMTKAGYVKAVPAAQFRTQGRGGRGVQGARLKDEDLVTRIIHTSAHAYLLFFSNRGKVYRLRAYEVPVKERTARGTAIVNLLPLAPDERIQALIDTREFPADRFLLFATKAGQVKKTTFSEYDKSRREGFIAINLRDGDELVGVITTGGNDDLFMVSRMGMAIRFTESDIRPMGRDAAGVRGMQLRSGDEVVSIDPARDDASILIVTDAGYGKRTQLHHFNRQGRGGIGVKGIKLTAQRGRVVSAFMVGLDDEIIVTSSAGITVRMAVREISSQGRDATGVRVVTLDSGQVVGSVAPVLAVEETA